tttgtttaaagcctgttttgtgtttgtctttttggttggccatcgtgcctttttatttgtgttttgttaattaaaatatttcggtttcactgcactttctgtctctgagtcttccctctgctgctatcctgccacagagaACAATAGATAAGatgaatggaattattttgttagctgaaaGCTGACACGCTTCTGACAGCAGTACTTGATAAAcagattttaaatgtttcttctTAGCGTTTGTCACTGATCAAATATATCTTCCTAGCACTAGTGAGTGTTTTATTGGATGCCATTATCAAAAGAGAAGCAGgtgttttttaaaactttgtttttaaaaaactgaCGACTAGTTGGAATTGAATTAACCTTGGACTGCCCTAACCCACTGTCAGCGGCAATAAAGAATTTAGTAATCAGACACAGTGCTGGAAACGTATCTATTATTCACACATAAACGCTCATTCTAAGATAGGAAATTGACTACATACATGTAGGGCTAAAAATGAATGTGTAGGGCTAATCAACCATTTTAGAAGCGGTACATCTTTTCAATATCCAGCTCCCCTGAAACTCACAGGTGCATGTGGTACATCAGGTAATAAGCAGGATACTgtcaaaaaaaacattatcaaatACAGTGGTGGGAAATCATATATAATACACATATAGACGATGACGTTTGATGAAAATAAACGTTGACATATTTAGGGATACATCAATAGCTGTAGAAGTAATGCACCGTTTTCATCTCCCCAGCTCTCCCACAAATCTCAGCAATCTATTCTGTGCAGTTTGAATAATGATTACTCACGTTTCCCCAGTCAGACAAGGATGttcttggtatcaaaataaaggtaagCGATTGAAGTTTAATCACTTGTATGGATACCCCACAATCCTCAAAGACTATGCAATATGTTCATTTCAAACACATTGGTTCCTCAAAGAGCGAAGAGATATGTTAATTTCAAACACACTGGGTTCTGCAAAGACTATGAGATATGTTCATTTCAAACACACTGGGTTCTGTAAAGACTATGAGATATGTCCATTTCAAACACACTGGGGTCCTCAAAGACTATGAGATATGTCCATTTCAAACACACTGGGGTCCTCAAAGACTATGAGATATGTCCATTTCAAACACACGGGGGTCCTCAAGTGTGAAGagatatgttcattttaaacacactggggtgcatttgcaccctgCCGCTGATGAAGGGTTAGCTAAGGTAGCATAAACATATCCCATCATTTTGTAAAACTCATTccaaatgaaatacatttagGGGGTGGATTCTCTGTGGTTTTAAGCCAATTACTTGTTTGATATGTGATGATGACATCACCGCAACATGCTGTATACAATAAAATGAAGCAATCCCAGTCTACAGACGTTTTAAGGTAACTACAGTGTCAGAGTTCTGGTTACATTAAAATAAGATAAGGTAGACAATGCAGTAGGATACGTTGCTTTGTGAGGGGTTGTGTTTTTGACAATTCATCTTCTCTCTTCCTTTTCTTTGTAGTCTTGGCTTTCCTGTGTTCAAGCTCTCGTTTTCACTTGAGTTTGACCTTTTTTTGTCCTTGTAAAGCAAAGAGGAACATTTCTATTTGTTTAGCTCTATGGAACCTGGGGAAAGAGTTTTTAATCTCCATGTTTCCAGGCTGGTTCACAGAAAGGATTCAGATTAGCGCTTTCTAAAAGAAGACAGGTTTGCTTGTGGACTTCCACTGTAATCTAATCTCAATAGCTGTTCCTTAAAGAATGGATTTCAAGTTtggtacattttgtttcattgcTCATGGTATTTAAACAGAGTATTTCTTCAAAGCTATGCTGACAAGCACAGTCAGAAGCAACATGCAGCAATACAGAAGTAACTGTGGCAATCTTTTAACACAATAATCATGTGAATGATTGATAAACATGTAATAATGCAGAAACATTAagtgaaattcaaataaaaaaatcaaggacaaagaaagctgttttaataaataaacctaCAGGTCTGTTTTAATGTATGTTTAGAgatagtgatgtgcagtttgcgAATGAttcgttctttttgaacgactcatTACGGTGAATCATAGGAATCAGTTCAGAACTCTGTTTGATTCATTTGATTTATCGTATGAAACACACGAGTCGAGTGACCAGCCCAACAAGTCATGAAAGATTCAGAAATTATTCTCGAATCTACCGATCATTCGGAAATTTCCAACTCAAGTCTACACATAgcccacataaataaataacactttcATTATAATTCTTATACACATGAGTACCAATATCACCAGACAAATGTGGTTTTCCCAGATTTAACTCAAATGTGTAATATTGTACTtcgtgttattatttatttcttttttttcttcttcttctttttttttttttttaatttagtcgtcggcaattattttaccccggttttctccccaatttagcatgcccaattattatctgtgtcctctgctcaccgctcgcaacccccccgctgactcgggaaacagaggctggaacacgcgtcctctgaaacgtgctcctgccaagccgtcatttttcgcactgcagatctacagcaatgccaccagacctatagtgccggaggacaacacagatctggcggctccactgcagagccacagacgccctatcggccacaggggtcgctgatgcgcggtgagccgtggattcccctgccgacctaagccctccctacccgggcagcgctcagccaattgtgcgccgcccccaaggaactcctggtcacggtcggctgtgacatagcctggatttgaacctgcgatctccaggctatggggcacatcctgcactccgtgcggagcgcctttactggattcgccactcgggagccacctattatttatttcttagcattatAGCAGCTGGGGACATGAGCTGCATTAATTCATATGTGTCATCTAGCTAAGTGAAAACCccaagctgtatttatttcaatgtACATGTTTACTTTTTGTcagattgtattattttgaagtgCGCGTGGTGTGTGCTGAGTGCTGCTAATTTCATACTCAGGGTTGCCTTGCCTTTTGCTGTTCGTGTCTCTGATTCGTCGTAACCGGGCAGCCAGGTGGGTTAGATCATATTGTTGAGAAAGTTATGAAACTTAATCCTGAATCTGCCATGTTGGCTCCATGTACTCTATAGTTTAGCACATGTTGCAGACTCTGTGCTGGAGTCACAATGGTGTCAGTTTCATAATCTCCACAAGTTAGTATGCAAACACATACAGAAGATATTAATAAAAGGTAGCTACAAATGTATCGAAACCCCGGAAGTCTCACTAGCTCCGCGACAGACACtggcaaaataaataacacatattattGCTACACTTATATGTTGGATCCGCTCTAAATAGTTAAGTTTCCTCTAATCACATAGAGTGTATTTCAGCACACTCTTTCCTGTGTCAtccaaagagtgcaagagaataTACACTCAACCTAATTAGAGGTAGACATTGAACACTAACAAACATATTATGCCATTAAATctaaaccaaataaaaacaacaaaaagatgaTATTAACACATTGAATCTGTTTATGTAGACTCTGTTGTGGTTACATGTTCAGAATTCTCAGCCATTGCCATTCTGTGTGCAAGATGCAAAGTGTAGTGGCTGCTAGCTTCCAACGGGACGTGACTTAAAATCGCCCTTAAATTTAGAAAGCTTATTTCACAGTATTTGCATTGCCACTAAAGCCCCCTGCGGTTTGTCCTACCTGCATGATGATGAACTCCAGGGAAAGGGGCAGCTCGTGGATCTCCCCAGGGGGCATGTCAAAGAGGAAGGGGGCGTTCCACACCGCGTTGTAGCCGCTGGCCGCCTTTGTCTCCTTGCTTCCAATCACACTGCCCCCCTGCCGCAGGGTAATCAACACATAGTGATCTGAAACACAGACAGAGTATCACAATGACAGCCTTCAAACTCCAATCACACTGTCCTGTGCCGCAGGGTAATCACCACATAGTGATCTGAAACACAGACAGAGTATCACAATGACAGCCTTCAAACTCTATCAcactgtatcccttatatgagaagcgTGTAAACACTGTTTACCtgtgtataccctcgactacaccactgattGTAGCATAcggttttattttagaatgaaATGTAATTGAGCATtttcagtatattattatttatttcttagcagacgtccttatccagggcgacttacaattgtaagtaaaGTAAtaaacatatcacattatacattatttcacattatacagatatcacattatttttacatacaattacccatttatacagttgggtttttttactggagcaatctaggtaaagtaccttgctcaagggtacaacagcagtagcccccactggggattgaacccataaccctccggtcaagagtccagagccctaaccactactctacactgctgcccggGGTGAATGTGCAGTCTCAGTTGAATCTGTACTTCAGTGCAGTTCAGCTGATGAAAGGTTTGGAAATGCTTGAATGAGACCACTTGAGATGTACTCTTTTTACTCCAAGTTTCTTTGCTTTTACAGAAagttttcatttgtttaattatagttttttttaaatctgctaaACAGATGACCTCATAAATACCATGCAACATCTCCTGACATCTAGCACAAGGCACTCGTAGAGCTCAGTATGTGAGCATTCTCACATGTGTGTGTGAATAAGCATGGGGATTGTGAGCAGTGAGAGAGACTGAAATATAATCAACATGAAGCCATGCTCTCTGCATCTGCAGCCCAGGAGTCCAGGAGCGAGGATATAGTGGAGCTCTGTATGACACACAGCAGCATGGATATAGTGGAGCTCTGTATGTCACACAGCAGCATGGATATAGTGGAGCTCTGTATGACACACAGCAGCATGGATATAGTGGAGCTCTGTATGTCACACAGCAGTATGGATATAGTGGAGCTCTGTGTCACACAGCAGCATGGATATAGTGGAGCTCTGTATGACACACAGCAGCATGGATATAGTGGAGCTCTGTATGTCACACAGCAGCATGGATATAGTGGAGCTCTGTATGGCACACAGCAGCATGGATATAGTGGAGCTCTGTATGGCACACAGCAGCATGGATATAGTGGAGCTCTGTATGTCACACAGCAGTATGGATATAGTGGAGCTCTGTGTCACACAGCAGCATGGATATAGTGGAGCTCTGTATGACACACAGCAGCATGGATATAGTGGAGCTCTGTATGTCACACAGCAGCATGGATATAGCTCTGTATGGCACACAGCAGCATGGATATAGTGGAGCTCTGTATGGCACACAGCAGCATGGATATAGTGGAGCTCTGTATGGCACACAGCAGCATGGATATAGTGAAGCTCTGTATGACACACAGCAGCATGGATATAGTGGAGCTCTGTATGTCACACAGCAGCATGGATATAGTGAAGCTCTGTATGACACACAGCAACATGGATATAGTGGAGCTCTGTATGACACACAGCAGCATGGATATAGTGGAGCTCTGTATGTCACACAGCAGCATGGATATAGTGGAGCTCTGTATGACACACAGCAGCATGGATATAGTGGAGCTCTGTATGACACACAGCAGCATGGATATAGTGGAGCTCTGTATGTCACACAGCAGTGTGGATATAGTGGAGCTCTGTGTCACACAGCAGCATGGATATAGTGGAGCTCTGTATGACACACAGCAGCATGGATATAGTGGAGCTCTGTATGTCACACAGCAGCATGGATATAGTGGAGCTCTGTATGACACACAGCAGCATGGATATAGTGGAGCTCTGTGTCACACAGCAGCATGGATATAGTGGAGCTCTGTATGACACACAGCAGCATGGATATAGTGGAGCTCTGTATGGCACACAGCAGCATGGATATAGTGAAGCTCTGTATGGCATACAGCAGCATGGATATAGTGGAGCTCTGTATGGCACACTCACACTTTTATATGTATCCACATAACCACTTACCTAATTCTAAGAAAACTTGGTAGCATTCTTCCCTATACCGTATATACAAATTCATACTCCAAACTGCAACATTCTCATTTAAATTgtgatgtttattattttaattatacttATTATTGAAATATTCTTCATCCATAATTTCAGAAACATTCCATCATTCAAACAAGGTGAAATAGAGAAACAATTTGGctagtgtataaatatataaccctaaccctcaggTAAGATACTGATGAAGACACAAAACATTTGTCTTAATAGTTTGACCTTAAAACCCAatcccttccacactgcagcccaggatTCGCAGCATATACACTGCATAGCAATGTTCCACATTTAAACCCAGTCAAGTAAGTCCTAGGCTAATCAACTGCTCAATTACAAGTGTGTTTTTCGAAGTCCTGTACAGTGAaaggagggagagcagggagaggagagagaggagaggagaaagcagggagcagggagaggagagaggagaggagaaagaggcaaGAGCAGGGaagggagagacaggagagggagagcagggagaggagagagaggagaggagagagaggcgagagaggagagaggagggagaggagaggagaaagcagagagcagggagaggagagaaagacaTGAGCAGGGAAgggagagcagggagaggagagagaggagaggagaaagcgGAGAAcagggagagaagaggagaaagcggagagcagggagaggagaggagaaagcggggagcagggagaggagagagaggagagaggagcgagggaGCAGTACCTGGTGTCCCTGGCATGCGGTTCAGCTTGCCCAGGTTTTCTGCCTTGCGGACCATCACCTTCATCCTGTGGGCCAGTGTCTGGTACTGCAGGAGGATGAAGAGCTGGCCCAGGGCCTTGGGGGTTGAGATGGAGCTGCTGCGGCTCTCTACATCCTGGGTGCTTTGACTCTGAAAAGGAGCAGGGGGTCATCAGGAGACTACAAGGGGGGAAGGTGAGCCTGACCCATCACAAACAgcactttaaaacatttcttcttcTGAACGTCTGGTAACAAGTGGTTATTAGCCCAATAGCAATAGTATGTCATGCTGCCAAAGACAAAAGAGGAGTCAAGAACGAATCTAACCATAGCAGCAACACTAAATAACTCACAAAGAACTAATCAATATGTAATGTGTATTATCTTGCACAAATCTATAGTGGAGCAAATATTGACATTCccatttttatttgttcattttttattagtttttttttttacattttcgaGTTGTCTTTAAAAGACCATTGTTGGGCCCAGATTTGACAACAACACAGCAAACTGGCCAACTGCCAGTATAACCACACTGCACATATACATGTGTGATAATCCACCTCCCAGAAACCTCCAATCACTGTGTCTCCTATGCCTCCGATTTTCTGATcctcattatttaaaaaacaaaacaaatactgcttACCCACATGTCTTTCTTGAACAAGTACCTGATACAAGCATTGTGAGGATTGCACAGCATTTCAAAGCACAATTTACTAAATGTATTTCCAAGTCTTACTTCACTCTGTAGTGACGATGTATCTCCTACTGTTGAATTTTCCATAAATAATTTGGTAACAGAGTGTGCACAGGCATGGGGTGTGTGTAATAGGATGGGGTGTGTGCACTGGGATGGAGTGGGGTGTGTGTACTGGGATGGAGTGTGTGCACTGGGATGGGGTGGGGTGTGTGTACTGGGATGGGGTGTGACGGGGTGTGTGTACTCTGATTCGGGTGTAACAGGGTGTGTGTACTGGGATGGGGTGTGATGGGGTGTGTGTACTGGGATGGGGTGTGTGTACTGGGAGGGATGTGTGTACTGGGATGGTTGTGTGTATTGGGATGGGGTGTATGTACCTTTTTGAGTTTGGTCTTGGTGGAGCTCAGCTCCTGACTGTAGCTGGTAGGTTGGTCGGTCCCCCACTCCACCTGCCCACAAGGGAAAAGCATCTCCCCCAGGCAGGAGGCTCTCAGGCTGGGGAAGTCCTTGGAGAAGACGGCCATGCGCAATGTGCAGCCTCGCAGCTCCTCCACAGCCCCCACCTCGAAATGGAAATCCTCTCTGAACTCGGCGCTCAGACTCCGGCGCCGCACAGACGTCTGCAGGGGCTCCAGGCAGCAGGGCAGCAGACTCAGCCGCACATAGCAGCCCCCGTTCACCCCGATCTTCCACGGCACATTGGCCAGGCTGAGCACAGACACGGTCAGAGACCCATCATTGGGGGAGAAGAAGAGGCTGAACTGGATTCTTGGGGGAACTTTGCCACTGATTTCTGAGATCTCTCCCGGGAGAGTGTGGGATTGCCTCACTCTTGAGGTCAGCAGCCTGGCTCCCGGGCTGTTCAGTTTGCTGTGCTCGCTGGCTCCCGGGCTGTTCAGTTTGCTGTGCTCGATGGCTCCCGGGCTGTTCAGTTTGCTGTGCTCGATGGCTCCTGGGCTGTTCAGTTTGCTGTGCTCGTTGTAGATAAAGGCAGCTCCCGTTACGGTGCAGCGCCTCTCTAAGGCTCGCTTGGTTTTGGAGACCAGGTTGAATTTGGGGATTGTGGGTAGGGATGCCCTGCCGTGGCAGCCTGGTTTGAAAGGAGGGCTTTTTTCATAAGACGACAGGTTGTTCTGTCTCTGCAGCTGGTAACTGGTTTTGTAGTTGGTTTCAAGTTCAGAAGAGCTCCTCGGTCTGAATTTCTGTTCTGGAGACGGGTAGGAGCAGCTGCATGGGGGCTGGGCCGGGTATTCTAGTACGTCCCCCTCCAGCTCCTGGTACTGCTGTTTGATGGGTATTGGGCTGGTTGGGCTGATCTTACGGGAGAAGGCGGGGCCCAGGTCCAGTGCCACATGATCCGAGGACGAGGCCTTGTCTTGGTAGGGCCGGGACCTCTCTCGACGCCAGCACAGGATGCAACCGAATATCAGGCAGAAGCACAGCACAGCTAGGCCCACCCCCAGCAGGGTCTGCAAGTGCACTGCAAGAAAACACAGGCATCTCAGCCATACCTCCATGCAACCACAGCTCTCTGCTTCAACCCCCCTCCCTCACACAGCTGTATCTGACCAGAGCATTTCACATGGACAAAAACACAGGCATCTTAATCAATACATCATCCACAGCTCTCTGCTTCAACCCCCCTCCCTCACACAGCTGTATCTGAGCATTTCACATGGACAAAAACAGCCAAGTAAGAACAAAGTAATACAAGTGACACAGTGATTTGGTCAGACAGGACTACGCTTTGTAAATACCAGTTCTACAGTGCTTTGGTCAGACAGGACTACTCTTTGTGTTGTTAGTGTGAATATTTTGCATTGCAAGTTTTGCAGTGTTTGATGTATTTGGTCGATTCTTGTCAGAAGCGGCATTCAATCTCCtggggctggtttttcaaaacttgtaatctggataaaaatTATCTGGATTTTGTAATTCTATATTTTGTGATTAAGATTACgtttatctggatcgttttgatccattttttctgaaaatatcactgctggattacatgtATGCAGATTACAAATAATCACAATTACGAAAATCCGGGTTTTGAAGTAGTTCTTAATAGCTTATagccaatttattttaaatagtattGGAACAGAAACAATTTATGAAAATCATATCCCGAAAGGATGTCCCTCACCTCCAGCAAGGAGATGAAGAAAGCAACACGAGGACCATTCGAAAGAGTGCAGAGTAAAGAGAAAGGCAACGTCCCCTACTCTTTGGACAATACAACATGTATATGGAAGGAACTGACAGAATGGACAAGAACGTTGTGAAGTACAGGATTGGAATCAGAGGCAAGAAGTGGTGGTGCCCCTCTTCACTTGGCTCATTGACGTTGCTGTGCATAATGCTTGGATCTTGGCCTGGACTGCAGGATTGAACATACCACAGCTTGACTTCAGGAGGGAAATCATCAAAACCTACCTTACAAGGTACAAGGCACCGCCCCGAGGAGCTAGGAGACCACTGATGGTGCATGCAAGTACTAGAAACAGTCGGGTGTCTGACGCGATTCAATTTGACAGGATGGACCACTTCGCTACTGAAAGCAAGAAGAGAAGGCGCTGTGCTGGAGAAGGCTGCAAAGCTGTGGGGAATTGGACTGTGCATAAACTGCTTTGGGACTTTCCACACCCAGTAGTCCACTGTGGTAAAATTACAAATTGCTAACAAGATAGCCTAATGTGACTGATGGTCACGCACTGATTTAAGAATTCTACGATTTCTTTTTTGCCAAATTTGTGTTACAGGTATATGaccatttgaaacaaaaaaataaagacattttgaTGAAAAATTAATTTGGGTTAATATgggttaaataattaattaaggctccagccacaggtgtataaataagcTCCAAGGTGTTAGCGTGGTTAATGTGTTAGAGGTATGTGGAGAAGTGTTTTTCATGTGCTGTCCCATTCGTCCCGTGTTCTTTACgtccgtgagtgttttgtatagtccttttgttttggcccttgtgtcttttattttgaaCAGTGTGTTAGTGtttgtaccattttgttttgttaaattggttTGATTAAAAAGCGCATTTAAACTTGCCTTCTCTGCCTCCGAGTCTCTTCCTGATATACAACAGCCTGGGCTGTGACGTCATCCTGTCACAaccactaaatgtttttttttacttaaatcagACACACGTTGTTAATTTGCCAGCATGGatataaaacttaaataaatatgtggAACGTGTATTATAATACattcagtggctctcaaaagtattcaccccccttggacttttccacattttattgtgttacaacatggaatcaaaatggatttaattaggactttttgccactgatcaacacaaaaaaatccataatgtcaaagtgaaaaataaaatctacaaattgttctaaattaattacaaatgcaaaacagaaaataattgattgcataagtattcaccccctttgctatgacacacctaaatacgctctggtgcaaccaattgtctttagaagtcacacaattagttgaatggagtccacctgtgtccaattaaggtgtttcacatgatttcaggttaaatacacctgtctctgggaggtcccacagttggttagtacgtttcctaacaaaaactaaattatgaagacgaaggaacattcaaagcaaatccagaataaggttcttcaaaagcaccaatcaggggtaggatataagaacatttccaaggcattgaatatcccccggagcacagtaaagtccattattaagaaatggagagaatatggcacaactgtgaatctgcctagaacaggccgtcctcaaaaactgagaaTACAGGCGAGAAGGgtactagtcagggaggccaccaagaggcctctggcaact
The DNA window shown above is from Acipenser ruthenus chromosome 24, fAciRut3.2 maternal haplotype, whole genome shotgun sequence and carries:
- the LOC117429369 gene encoding synaptotagmin-4; the encoded protein is MAESGLEVHLQTLLGVGLAVLCFCLIFGCILCWRRERSRPYQDKASSSDHVALDLGPAFSRKISPTSPIPIKQQYQELEGDVLEYPAQPPCSCSYPSPEQKFRPRSSSELETNYKTSYQLQRQNNLSSYEKSPPFKPGCHGRASLPTIPKFNLVSKTKRALERRCTVTGAAFIYNEHSKLNSPGAIEHSKLNSPGAIEHSKLNSPGASEHSKLNSPGARLLTSRVRQSHTLPGEISEISGKVPPRIQFSLFFSPNDGSLTVSVLSLANVPWKIGVNGGCYVRLSLLPCCLEPLQTSVRRRSLSAEFREDFHFEVGAVEELRGCTLRMAVFSKDFPSLRASCLGEMLFPCGQVEWGTDQPTSYSQELSSTKTKLKKSQSTQDVESRSSSISTPKALGQLFILLQYQTLAHRMKVMVRKAENLGKLNRMPGTPDHYVLITLRQGGSVIGSKETKAASGYNAVWNAPFLFDMPPGEIHELPLSLEFIIMQGRIYTRSRVLGRVLIGCDALEEGQVHWKDMCSRGQVETARWHTIQPDSL